A segment of the Lycium ferocissimum isolate CSIRO_LF1 chromosome 5, AGI_CSIRO_Lferr_CH_V1, whole genome shotgun sequence genome:
AGtaggaagagaaaaataaagagaaacaaagaaaaaaacaaattcCATGGTTAGGGCATTGTAAACCATCCAGCTTTATGGAAGCTTAGAAGTTTACCCAGTCAAAGTACAGTCTTTCACTAAATTTGTATTCACAAATCATATTGCCTTCATTTGTACTGATGGATTCAATTCAAATAGTACCCAAAACATTATGCAGTAATTATCACTTGCCAATAAAAAAGCTGGTGCATGCTGTAGTAAATTCATGACAGAATATTTGATAGTACGTAATTGGTAACAACCCCCATTAGTTCCTTTTATACATGATGTATGCCTAGAAAGTCATACTGATCATATTGGACGAAAAAAGGCCATCACGGAAAGGTCTTGTGTGCTGTAGCAAGCTCTTGATTATCTGATATGTATTTCTACTTGCTAGTGCATTTGGGCTCAGAATCTGTCATTGGATCCTGTTAGACAGGTTCATGCCAGGATAGTTCTGCTGTTTCTTAtgttaccaattttttttttttttttgaaaaataattctgCTGTTCCTGCTGAAGcaaagcaaggccatattttttatttttttaagtcgACTTAACTCTAGTTTCTTAAGGCACTGGTAGCTGTAGCTTGACTTTAGGTGGGACTTAAGTCCAAGTGGTTTGAATTAGTAACTCAAATTTTGTgggcaaaaaatgaaaatattcatACTTCGAAGTGCAGATGTATTCCCCTTTTGGTTTTTTGGTGTAAACTAGAAGATGTTGATACAGTTGATAGGATGCTAAATTTTCTCAGTTTCCTACAGTAATTGTTAAGGAATTGAATTGTATGTAACTTTTGGCACAATCTTTATGCTTCATTTATATACAAGCTTATCATTTCAAACAATTAGTAAGTCAAATTTTACTGTAATACTCGCGGACCTATCCTCATTATTATTTGTCGCCTGGTGTTACGGAGCTTGTTTAGTGAGCAGATGTGTATCATAAGACCTCTAGGATTTGACTAGTGAATATGAAGCCAATCACTTTGACGTTTTGTTAGGTGGTACAGATGTGTGACGGTGGggtcatttttaaaatttctacttcctgattttaatttatgtagCAGTGACTCaacacagagtttaagaaagaaaaacctTTTGGAACTtttggtcttaaacatgccTCGACATTTGTATGGCTATAAAAGCATgccattaagggtaaaatggaaaagataaattgtttccaaatttaGATTGGTGCCATTCTTCTTGGAGAGGACTAATAAGGAATGAGTGTCACAAAATTGAATGGGGGAGTATTTTCTGCAAGCTAAGTAAATGTTATTCTGCTGTTATTTTGCTCCTTTGCTGGCTTTTCTGAGCTTTGAAATCTGTTTCCTGtcttcataagaaaagaaatctGATTTTCTGATTATCGGaaacatgtatatatgcttCATCCTTGTAATTGAAAAATGTAGTGCTGTGTTTCGTTCTGTGTCCCCGGGCCCCTGTGAGTTGCCTGTGATCATTAGGGATCATTTAGTTACCAAATGTTTATCTATTTTGGCTGTGTAGATCTTCCTAGGCGCTTATCCCAACTTATAAAAGTTTGTACTATCAATAGTCTTTGTTTGGAAGATTTTACAGTctcttataaaaaaaagaagtaaaagctTACCTTGGATGTGAATGTGAAAATGTAGCAACATGAAATGTTGTTCTTATGAACTCTTATAGAGTCCATAGTTCGGATTTCTTTTCACCTTATCGAGAAAAAATCTATAGTTGGGATTTCTTAAGCTGGTTCTGGATGTGAGAGAATAATCTCAATTGCAGATTGTGTCCTGCCTCTCAACCAGGGACTTGAAATGTTTGGAGTCCGGGAAGTAGCTGGATCTTCAGTTGTCCTCCAATATATGCATGAAGAAGTTTTTTGAGATAACTTGCTGGCATATTTTGGTTTTACATACCTGTATCAATCAATTCTTAAGAAGCAGCTCTTTTTCTATTTCTGGTCATTGTATGAACTAGTTTTTGATGAAGGTTGTTTGCAAATGATCGACACTCGTAAATGGGCAGATGAGATGCACTTGAATTACTGTGTTtgcatctttcttttttggggATAAATCAAAGGATTGAATGTTGGTTTTGCCTCTTGCATCACTTGCATTGTATCCTTTTGGCTTGAAAAGTCATCAAGCCAGGTACCTAACTCATTTGCTTGCTGTATCTAGATCATTCCATGCTACTGCGTACACAGTTTTACTGTGATTTGTCTGGTACTTGTTGACTAATAGGTAAATCTGTTTCTGTTGTTTAGGGTTTTGATGAGTACATGAATTTAGTTCTGGATGATGCTGAGGAAGTTAATGTGAAGAAGAAAACCAGAAAGCAGTTGGGTGAGTGACAATTGCCTTCACCTCTAGCTTTACCTCTCCCAGAATTACCAGGGGAACTAATTTTCATGGTGTGTTGTGTCTCTCACCTTTGTGGTTTTATGCAGGTCGGATACTTCTGAAAGGCGATAATATTACTCTGATGATGAACACGTATGTCATCGTTATCCTCTATTTTCCTGATGCACTTAAAAATCACAGTTTATAAACAAATAGAGTAGCTATTATATGTATCTATTGTTATGATCTTTTTCCATTctgctcccccccccccccaaacacaCCCacccacacacaaaaaaaaaaaaaaaaccacacaCACCCACACCTCCTTGCGCCCCCTTTTTCCTTTCTGGCTGTtttactcatttcatgttctttctCTGTGTAGGGGGAAATAATTTCTTCTCTGTTGGAGTACTTAAGTTGGTGGCATCTTTTATGTATCTGCGAGATGCAAATTGAAACCATGAGACTCATGAACGACGGAATTGCATGGTCCTGACTTCCTTTTAGATTGTGTATTTTGCTGTAGGTAATATTTGTCATGGTTTTATTGAATCAAATGCTTtaaatgttgtatgaatgtcTGTTCATGACATGATCCGCGCTCCATTCCATTTCTTTGCTGCTTGA
Coding sequences within it:
- the LOC132056375 gene encoding uncharacterized protein LOC132056375 — encoded protein: MASTKVQRIMTQPINLIFRFLQSKARIQIWLFEQKDQRIEGRIIGFDEYMNLVLDDAEEVNVKKKTRKQLGRILLKGDNITLMMNTGK